Genomic DNA from Paenibacillus borealis:
GGGCTGCTCTCCAGAACAGTGCCGAAGCCGGGCAGGAAGCTGAGAGCCTGCTTCAAGCCTGCCTGTACCACGGGAGAGAACGCCAGTAAACCTGCTGTCATAAGAATCGCAGCCGCCGCAGCTCCAATTGCCGCCCGCCGCCGCGGCTTGCGGACAGGGGCAGACAGTTCAGGTGCCGGACCAGTGTGAATAAGGGCAAGGGTACGGTTTTTGATCCGCTCAAGTGAAGCAGTATCTTCTTCAGACCGGGGTACGGGGCTGGACTCAGGCTCCGCCAGCAATCCGTCCAGTGCAAGCTCAGCCTCGCTGAATTCCAAAAGATCGAGCTGATCGAATAGGCTTTTCTCACCGCTGTTCATATCCTTTAGCATGATCCGAGTTCCCCCCTTCCATCTTCGCCAGTCCGGTGAAGAGCCTGTTTCAGCATCGTCCGGCAGCGGTACAGACGGCTCTCCACAGCTTTCTTACTGAACCCGAAGGCCGCCGCCAGTTCATCCAGACTCTCGTACAGATAATATCTGCGCAGAAACAGGCTGCGGTCCGGTTCACTGAGCTGCCCGATATGGCGGAGCATTTCCGCCGCAGCCTCACGCTGCAATATTTCCTGTTCGGTGTTGCTCCCGCTCTGCATGTTAAGCGCTGTTTCGTCCACTGTCCTGCCGAGTTCCGGCTGCAATTTACGCCTCAGATCCAGCGCCTTATATTTCGCGAGGAGGAATATCCAGGTGCGGAATGAAGCGCGTGCCGGATCGTAGCGTCCGATATGGTTCCAGGCCGCCAGGAACACATCGCTGACACATTCCTCGGCATCCTCTGCACTCCCGCAGCCGGCCAGAATGCGCTTGATCAGCCGGTGCACATCCGGTCCGTAGAAGTCGATGGCATCGGCAAGGGCTTGTTTATCTTTACTTTTGAACCGTCCGGCCCAGGCCAGGCTGTCATGATCATTAAGCGTCATATAAACCTCCGGCATATCTTTTCATGAGTAAGGTATCGGTGCTAACCTCAGTTAAATCTTATTATGTATTACTACGCATGCTGTCGGGCAGATCACTCAGAAGATTTCCGCAGTAATGAAAATAACAAAAAAGCCGCCGTCACCGGCAGCTTCCTAATCCTTATCATAGAACCGCTTTCTGCGGCGGCTGCGGATTCCGCTCCACAGCTCCTTCAGCGTCAAGCCCAGACTGACTGCGATCCCGGAGAAGGTGAGGAACAGCGCCAGATACTCAAACGGAGAGTATTCCAGCATTTTGCTCCAGTCGATCTTGCCCTTCAGATCCTCAATCACCTGATTCATGCCGTAAATCCCGCTTATTACTGTAAATACAGTCAGGACCATCAGTAGCGTATCCCTGCGTTTGGACTGGAATTTATCCTGATACTGGAACAGATCATTCAGCGTCATCTTCACTTCATCGAACAGGGCGTCATTACCGTATACTTTGCGCAGCTGGAAGAAAATCTCCCGTCCCTGGGACTGCGAAATCAGCTCCAGAAAGTAGAATTTGGCCGAGAACTTGTTGATTAGGAAGATCAGATTCTCGATCTCGTCGTAATCGTGGTTGATACGCAGCCGGGAATGCAGATTGGCCAGCTTCAGCAGTACGATTTTATGAAAAATACTCAGCAGCAGGCCATAATAATACTCACCATACATCTGGTTGATCAACTGGGTGGCGATTTCAGGCTCGGCCCGGCTCAGGCAGCAGAAGGTCTGCTCATTGGTCATATAATAGGTGTCCGGCCCCCAGCGGCTATAGCAATGTTCAGAGGTATACTGCTCAATATAATCGGGATCGCTGGCACTGGTATAAGGCTTCCCCTCCATATTCAGCCCATCCAGCTGGGAGGCGCGGTAGCGCAGCTCGACACTGATCTCATCCGGTTCTTCCCCGCGGTTGAAGCCATAGAAAGCCTGCACCAGCATCCGTTCATCCACGAAAAAAGGCAGAGTCTCGAAATACGCGCCATCAATCTCCGCAGGATCGAGAAACGGCTCTAGTCCGGGAACCAGATTCTTGAACACGAAATCCTCCACTTGACCGAAAGACTTCTTATGACAATGGATAAAGGACTGCTTATCCTGGTAGGATACGTCCTCCAGTGTACGGAAACGGTCGGCGAATTCCAGCGCAGTACTGAAGGAGAAAGACTCTTCTTCAATAGCCACTCTTACGGTCAGGAAACCAAGCTCAAACGGGCAGAGGAACACATCCGTGGACAGCACGCGGAAATGAACAGATTGAAACGGCATTTCGAGCTGGCACTGCAGATTGTTCACCCGGGAAAAGCGGCGGAAGGAATCAGCATCCTTCTCACGCGGAAAGAGGACATGAGCGGCAAACGGCAGGTAGCTGCGCTCCATTTTCTCATGGGAAACGCAGTAGCCCTCCCCGTAATAAGCATGCTCAAGATCTTTGTTGTCAAGAAAAAAACGCGTGAACCCGTCCTGCTGCAGACGCCCGATCAGCTCTTTGTCCTGCCCGGATTTGATGGAGAAGGGGAAAATGAATTGCAGCAATGCAGTATGCAGTGTGGGTTCGGGTCTCGCGGAGTGCAGCTCAGCCATATAGGGGTTCCGTCCTTATTCACAGGATATTGATCTTGCTTGCTATATTACCCGATTTTCCAGGCGGCCACACTAAGCAGGAATAATACGGCGGCAAAAGCGGCCAGAAGCCCCGATGTCTGGGCAATCTGCATATGATCCATGGACCAGCCGGTCAGCAGCGGCAGCACCGCGCCGCCGATTCCGCCCGCGGCAATCATGATGCTTGGCGTGGATTCCTCCGCACCGGGCAGCAGCTTGCTTGCGAAGACGAGGGCGATCGAGAAAATGCCGGACATGAACAGGCCGAGCAGCAGAATGACGGCGAATGCGGCAATCCGGTGCTCTGCGAACGGGAAAATAACCAGCAGCAGCAAAGCGGCGAAGCAGCTGACGAGCACATAGATGCGGTAGGAGATCCGCTCGGCGACGACACCGGCGAATAGTCTGCCTGCCGACATGGCCAGCCAGAAGAAGGTAACCGTCAGCGCTGCTGAAGCTTCGCTCATGCCCAGCTTGGCGATGAAGATCGCCGGCATGAAATTGACCAGACTCATCTCGGTGCCTACATAGAGAAAGAAGAAGACGATGAACAGTCCAAGCAGCACCCATTGTTTGCCCTTATACGGCAGACGCCCGGATTTGCTGGCGGCTGGTATTGTTGCGGGTGCTGCTGCATCTGCGGAGGCAGCGGCAGCGGCAGGACGTGACGGCCGCTCATCCAGCACACTCTGGAGCGGTCCGAAGCCGCTCTTCGCCCAGAAGAGCAGGGAAACCAGGGAGAAGGCGGCCACGATCAGGAATGCCAGCCTCCAGCTGCCGGCGGCAATCAGCGGACTTGCGGCCAGCGGCATGAGCAGCGCGCCCACGCCGAACAGCACTTCCAGGCGGCTCATTGCAATAGCCGTTCCTTCGGTGACGGCAGCAATAATGATTGTGCCGATGACGGCTTCAATCATCCCGAAGCCGAAGCCTGCGGCTATCGCGATCACGTACATCCAGCCCCAGGGCGGGAGGAAGGCGTAGGCCGTTTCGGCGCAGATCAGCAGCCCGGTG
This window encodes:
- a CDS encoding sigma-70 family RNA polymerase sigma factor — encoded protein: MTLNDHDSLAWAGRFKSKDKQALADAIDFYGPDVHRLIKRILAGCGSAEDAEECVSDVFLAAWNHIGRYDPARASFRTWIFLLAKYKALDLRRKLQPELGRTVDETALNMQSGSNTEQEILQREAAAEMLRHIGQLSEPDRSLFLRRYYLYESLDELAAAFGFSKKAVESRLYRCRTMLKQALHRTGEDGRGELGSC
- a CDS encoding MFS transporter encodes the protein MKKLIWIGCLSYFVIGLAHVVLGSILPVLLQHYDRSYSAGGGLIFSQFGGFLAGVLVSPLLNRRFGKRGGILIATGLLICAETAYAFLPPWGWMYVIAIAAGFGFGMIEAVIGTIIIAAVTEGTAIAMSRLEVLFGVGALLMPLAASPLIAAGSWRLAFLIVAAFSLVSLLFWAKSGFGPLQSVLDERPSRPAAAAASADAAAPATIPAASKSGRLPYKGKQWVLLGLFIVFFFLYVGTEMSLVNFMPAIFIAKLGMSEASAALTVTFFWLAMSAGRLFAGVVAERISYRIYVLVSCFAALLLLVIFPFAEHRIAAFAVILLLGLFMSGIFSIALVFASKLLPGAEESTPSIMIAAGGIGGAVLPLLTGWSMDHMQIAQTSGLLAAFAAVLFLLSVAAWKIG